The Cuculus canorus isolate bCucCan1 chromosome 5, bCucCan1.pri, whole genome shotgun sequence genome window below encodes:
- the ZC2HC1C gene encoding LOW QUALITY PROTEIN: zinc finger C2HC domain-containing protein 1C (The sequence of the model RefSeq protein was modified relative to this genomic sequence to represent the inferred CDS: inserted 2 bases in 1 codon), which produces MALFPPLDSGVSAAELVPGSQLERQKNNQRELRCDKKESLQYLCAPKSQSCLYGLCAESRRHSSGHGGSRPAGLQGEHLASQTKTLPAKPVARKKEGVDRAYPLKPISHKGVSVPAVNAAHLRCSPFVEEAPKSRTSPKNREKLPAGRSPEVAVLSPWTAEPKQPACCLHRRNLAYILKLEEDVRIMEKDIQKKEAVLREKLMRTVEVLRRIQRQRKLVEAEERRDGEAERTCEQKAVRCPKEKTLRAAAEPGDRVISGTQPAQAAIPKPGTTLHPEDLDMERLKKERLLATNSKIQDRVHMEHLASCSKLAPKHSPSPSAHSDQVSDDHLSTEVLYLQAASAVEQGELGQCTFCGRNFLRIRLEKHASICCKSHGSKRKVFDSRKARAKGTILEEFQQWKISERPQNVLPRRNXSREVLIQTLHLARQVQQILSKGGKMSNLPPLPPIENPDYVACPYCRCQFDPQVAERRIPKCKTIKNRASPLQQRRHC; this is translated from the exons ATGGCTTTGTTTCCACCGCTGGACTCTGGGGTTTCAGCTGCTGAGCTCGTTCCCGGGTCCCAGCTGGAACGCCAGAAGAACAACCAGCGTGAGCTCAGATGTGACAAAAAGGAAAGTTTACAGTATCTCTGTGCCCCAAAGAGCCAAAGCTGTTTGTACGGTCTTTGCGCAGAAAGCAGACGGCACAGCTCCGGGCACGGAGGCTCGCGGCCGGCCGGGCTGCAGGGCGAGCATCTCGCCAGCCAGACCAAGACTCTGCCGGCTAAGCCAGTagccagaaagaaagaaggtgTGGACCGTGCCTATCCCCTGAAACCGATTTCTCACAAAGGGGTGAGTGTTCCGGCGGTCAACGCAGCACATCTCAGATGTTCCCCATTCGTGGAGGAAGCTCCAAAGAGTAGGACTAGCCCAAAGAACAGAGAGAAGCTTCCAGCAGGGAGGTCTCCAGAAGTTGCAGTGCTGTCGCCTTGGACAGCAGAGCCGAAACAGCCAGCCTGCTGTCTACACAGAAGAAATCTGGCCTACATACTGAAGTTGGAGGAAGATGTACGGATCATGGAAAAGGACATTCAAAAGAAAGAGGCAGTCCTCAGAGAGAAGCTGATGAGAACAGTAGAGGTGCTTAGGAGGATTCAAAGACAGAGGAAGCTTGTTGAGGCggaggaaagaagagatggagaagcagagaggaCCTGTGAGCAAAAGGCCGTGAGGTGCCCTAAAGAGAAAACTctcagagctgcagctgagccAGGTGACAGAGTCATCAGTGGGACACAGCCTGCACAGGCTGCTATCCCCAAGCCCGGCACCACCCTCCACCCTGAAGATCTGGATATGGAGAGACTCAAGAAGGAGCGGCTGCTGGCCACCAACAGCAAAATTCAAGACCGCGTACACATGGAGCATTTAGCCTCTTGTTCAAAGCTGGCCCCAAAACATAGCCCGTCTCCCTCTGCCCACTCAGACCAAGTTTCTGATGACCACCTGTCCACAGAGGTGCTGTACCTGCAGGCTGCCAGTGCTGTGGAGCAGGGGGAGCTCGGCCAGTGCACTTTCTGTGGACGTAACTTCCTCCGCATCAGACTTGAGAAGCACGCGAGTATCTGCTGCAAGAGCCATGGCTCCAAGAGGAAAGTGTTTGACTCCAGAAAGGCCAGAGCTAAGGGTACAATCCTGGAAGAGTTTCAGCAGTGGAAGATCTCAGAAAGGCCTCAG aaTGTGCTGCCCAGAAGAAA CAGCAGAGAGGTTTTGATCCAGACCCTGCATCTGGCCCGCCAGGTGCAGCAAATCCTCTCCAAGGGAGGGAAGATGTCTAACCTGCCCCCGTTGCCTCCCATCGAAAACCCAGACTATGTTGCCTGCCCCTATTGCAGATGCCAATTTGATCCCCAAGTAGCTGAGAGACGCATTCCCAAATGCAAAACCATCAAGAACAGGGCCTCACCCCTACAGCAGAGGAGGCACTGCTGA
- the NEK9 gene encoding serine/threonine-protein kinase Nek9, with protein MSLGEYERHCDSISSDCGSDCSGRAGPRGGAPGEQEELHYVPIRTLGRGAFGEATLYRRTEDDSLVVWKEVDLTRLSEKERRDALNEIVILALLQHENIIAYYNHFMDNTTLLIELEYCNGGNLYDKILRQKDKLFEEEMVVWYLFQIASAVSCIHRAGILHRDIKTLNIFLTKANLIKLGDYGLAKKLNSEYSMAETLVGTPYYMSPELCQGVKYNFKSDIWAVGCVIFELLTLKRTFDATNPLNLCVKIVQGNRAMEVDSSVYSLDLIEMVNSCLDQDPEKRPTADELLEHPLLSKRRREMEEKVTLLNGPNKRPRSSTVNEAPIAVVTSRTSEVYVWGGGKSTPQKLDAIKSGCSARQVCAGNTHFAVVTVEKELYTWVNMQGGTKLHGQLGHGDRASYRQPKHVEKLQGKAIRQVSCGDDFTVCITDEGQVYAFGSDYYGCIGVDKAYGSEVLEPLQLDFFLTSAVEQVSCGDNHVAVLTRNREVYTWGCGEYGRLGLDSEEDHYTPQKVDVPKTLNIVSVHCGCDGTFLLTQTGKVLACGLNEFNKLGLNQCTSGIINHDTYCEVPYATSLTLAKQLSFYKIRTISPGKTHTASIDERGRLLTFGSNKCGQLGVGDYKKHLGINLLGGPLGGKQVIRVSCGDEFTIAATDDNHIFAWGNGGNGRLAMTSTERAHGSDICTSWPRPIFGSLHHVPDLSCRGWHTIIIVEKVLNSKTIRSNSSGLSIGTVAQSCTAGGGEEEDNEQEAETPNPSGGFRGTMEADRELGGWISTTEANGGNSADSSSCPGWLRKELENAEFIPMPDSPFPLSMASSEPEKETLPYQKLQGLKVASEEPVGLNEPKTEPWPSCLSPTLPCSEGKAASPVGGCMCSTLQVEVTHLRDLVLQCLEDQKKLQQETVRLSAQLQRFCQGTEGMQQVEVHSKGTQTAKEEVEVDPKPDLDSDSWCLLGTDSCRSSL; from the exons gATGACTCACTTGTAGTGTGGAAGGAGGTGGACTTGACCCGACTGTCAGAAAAGGAGCGTCGTGATGCTTTGAATGAAATCGTTATCCTTGCCCTGTTGCAGCACGAGAACATCATCGCGTACTACAATCACTTCATGGATAATACCACGCTGCTGATTGAGCTGGAGTACTGTAATG GAGGGAACCTCTACGATAAGATTCTGCGGCAGAAAGACAAGTTATTTGAAGAAGAG ATGGTGGTCTGGTATCTCTTTCAAATTGCATCAGCTGTGAGCTGCATTCATCGAGCAGGAATTCTTCACAG agacataaagacattaaatatcTTTCTAACCAAGGCAAACCTGATTAAATTGGGAGACTATGGGCTGGCAAAGAAGCTGAACTCCGAGTACTCTATGGCTGAGACT CTGGTGGGAACTCCATATTACATGTCTCCAGAACTCTGCCAGGGTGTGAAATACAACTTCAAATCAGATATCTGGGCGGTGGGTTGTGTCATCTTTGAGCTACTTACTCTGAAGAGGACCTTTGATGCTACT AATCCTCTGAACCTTTGTGTGAAGATTGTACAGGGAAATCGTGCCATGGAGGTTGATTCCAGTGTCTACTCCCTGGATCTGATTGAAATGGTGAATTCCTGCCTTGATCAG GATCCAGAGAAGAGACCCACTGCAGATGAACTGCTTGAACATCCCCTTCTCAGCAAACGCAGGAG ggagatggaagagaaagtCACACTGCTTAACGGGCCAAATAAGCGACCAAG GTCCAGTACCGTGAATGAGGCTCCCATTGCAGTGGTGACTTCGCGCACCAGTGAGGTGTATGTTTGGGGGGGCGGGAAATCCACCCCCCAGAAGCTGGATGCCATCAAAAGTGGCTGCAGTGCACGGCAGGTGTGTGCTGGTAACACTCACTTTGCTGTGGTGACAGTGGAGAAGGAGCTCTACACCTGGGTG AATATGCAGGGGGGCACAAAGCTGCATGGGCAGCTGGGACATGGAGACAGAGCCTCCTACCGGCAGCCAAAGCACGTTGAGAAGCTTCAGGGAAAAGCCATTCGCCAGGTGTCCTGTGGAGATGATTTCACAGTGTGCATCACAG ATGAGGGCCAGGTGTATGCCTTTGGCTCAGACTATTATGGATGCATTGGTGTTGACAAGGCTTATGGCTCTGAAGTGCTTGAGCCCTTGCAGctggatttctttcttacaaGCGCTGTGGAGCAGGTCTCATGTGGAGATAACCACGTGGCAGTGCTGACCAGGAACAGAGAAGTCTACACGTGGGGCTGCGGAGAGTACG GGCGCTTGGGCTTGGATTCAGAAGAAGATCATTACACTCCTCAGAAG GTGGATGTTCCAAAGACCTTAAACATTGTGTCCGTTCACTGTGGCTGTGATGGGACTTTCCTGCTCACCCAGACAGGCAAAGTGTTGGCATGTGGGCTCAATGAGTTCAACAAGCTGGGCCTGAACCAGTGCACATCGGGGATAATCAACCATGAC acATACTGTGAGGTACCATATGCCACTTCCCTCACTTTGGCCAAGCAGCTGTCCTTCTACAAGATCCGTACCATTTCTCCAGGGAAGACACACACAGCTTCCATTGACG AGCGAGGCCGCCTGCTGACCTTCGGCTCCAACAAGTGTGGACAGCTTGGTGTTGGGGACTATAAGAAGCACCTGGGAATTAACCTGCTGGGAGGCCCCTTGGGGGGTAAGCAGGTGATCAGGGTTTCATGTGGAGATGAATTCACCATAGCTGCTACTGACG ACAACCATATCTTCGCCTGGGGTAATGGTGGGAATGGGCGTTTGGCAATGACATCGACTGAGAGAGCTCATGGCTCGGATATCTGTACCTCATGGCCTCGGCCAATATTTGGATCGTTGCACCATGTTCCAGACCTGTCGTGCCGTGGTTGGCACACCATCATCATTGTTG AAAAAGTGTTGAACTCTAAAACGATCCGATCCAACAGCAGTGGCCTGTCCATTGGAACCG TGGCTCAGAGCTgcacagctggaggaggagaggaagaggataaTGAACAGGAAGCCGAGACTCCTAATCCCAGTGGAGGCTTTCGGGGAACTATGGAAGCGGACCGTGAGCTGGGGGGCTGGATCAGCACCACAGAAGCTAACGGAGGCAACAGTGctgacagcagctcctgccctggctGGCTGCGGAAG GAGTTGGAGAATGCTGAATTCATCCCCATGCCTGACAGCCCCTTTCCACTGAGTATGGCATCTTCAGAGCCCGAGAAGGAGACTCTCCCTTACCAGAAACTTCAAGGACTCAAAGTGGCTTCTGAGGAACCTGTTGGATTAAACGAGCCCAAAACGGAGCCCTGG ccttcttgCCTGAGTCCAACCTTACCATGCAGCGAAGGGAAGGCTGCGTCTCCTGTTGGGGGATGCATGTGCAGCACTCTGCAAGTGGAGGTGACGCACCTCCGAGACCTGGTTTTACAGTGTCTGGAAGATcagaagaagctgcagcaggaaacCGTTCGTCTGAGTGCGCAGCTCCAGCGGTTCTGCCAGGGGACGGAGGGAATGCAGCAG GTGGAGGTTCATTCCAAAGGAACACAGACAGCCAAAGAGGAGGTGGAAGTGGATCCAAAACCTGACTTGGATTCAGATTCCTGGTGTCTTCTGGGAACGGACTCGTGCCGCTCCAGCCTCTAG